The genomic region ttatattgactAATTTCGTCTTGCACTTTTAGCCAACTTAATGTATTGCAAATTTATataatctctcttttttttaaagataagaAACAACGAAGAAATATCATCTCAAACATAACGAAGAGGACATACACATCAACAAATATATTCACAAGAAAAAATAGCAAATACTTGATACATCCAATGACTTAAATAAAGAATTACAATAGCTTGGAACCACTCAAAGAACTTTGATAACTAAAATGACTTTAATTGTCGTTAATCGAACGGAAACTGACACTCAAAGAACTTTGATAACTAAAACAACTTTAATTGTCGTTAATCGACCGGAAACTGAAAAGTCTGATTATATTGCATAGATTAAAACTGTGTTTTGAAGACTGAAACGACACTGAATGACTAAAATTCATTGTATATCACAACAAAACTATGAGTTTGACCCATAACGTCGTTCATTTTCTAAAAATGTATCATGGACCCAAATCGGCTTAAAGTACAATAAAACCAACTTTAACTAATGAAACCCACTATATAACCATTAACCAATTAGGCCAGGTAGGTCTGAAAGCGTCCCAAAACCCCCATTAACACGTCTTGGGGCTATTGTGGGCTCAAACCGCTAGATTAGTCGGCTCTCAACACTGAAGGCATCCTCCCCAAACCAACCCACCACCAAAAGCTTCCACCTTTAAACAAAAGGCGATCACAAAAAGATCCTATCTTTTGGCAATCGAGCAATTTCAGAGAGATCAATGAAAGCAGCGTACGGCGGGGATGCCTCCCCACGCCGCCGGACGTGCAGAAACGTCTGCCTGGCGGCGACAGCTGCCGCCTTAGTCGCAACGATCGTACTCGTGATCCTCTGCCTGACGGTGTTCAAGGCAAAGAATCCCACAACGACGGTCAACTCCGCCGTTCTGAAGGACTTCGACGTGTCACTCAACATTCCACGTGTCAGCGTGGACGTGAACTTGACCCTGGGCGTGGATCTATCCGTGAAAAATCCGAATAAAGTCGGGTTCAAGTACAAAAACAGCACCGCTTCTTTGAACTACCGGGGGATCCAGGTGGGCGAGGCCCAAATCGGGTCGGGCGAGATATCCGCGGACCAGACGAAGCCCATGAACGTGACGCTGACCATCATGGCGGATCGGCTGCTGGGGGAATCATCGGAGCTCTTTTCGGACGTGCGGGCCGGAACGCTGCCGTTGAATACTTTTACCAAAATCTCCGGGAAAGTCATCGTTTTGGGGATCTTTAAGATTCATGTCGTTTCGACCTCCTCCTGCGACTTCAGTATCGATGTCGGTAACCGCACTGTTGGAGAGCAACGCTGCACACACAAGACGAagttatgattttttatttgttttgcttgCCGTATCGGATGTTCTTATTTACTGGAATTTTTACGGTTGTCTGCTTGTGCGAGCTTAATTTACAGATTTGCCCCTCACCGGTTGCTGCTACACCTATATTTTAGTGCACTTATAGTATGATTATGAATCTATTCATAGATTTTGGTACTAGGCTAAATGATATTTACTGATTCCCGAATAAAATGGATTATTTCAATATCTTCCGAGAAATATTAGGATGAGTCCGTGCACGCGAGTGAGTTAACTCTAAATATTCATGTTTGTGGAACTTACAAAATTCGTTCGAGCTATTCATGTTTGTAGATTTATAAAGTATGAACAGGTATACATGGTCAGGATCAACCTTGTTCGATTTGAGACTCACCCTTGCAATCTTTGCCATTCCTTTAATTTCTTCatgctaaaccaagtccattAAAGAATGAAACAATTTGCTCAAAAATTGCTCATAAGAGTTGTGACCAGATTTGCTCAAGTCTTCAACTTTACTTCCGTTGGATTCATACTCttttaacataaattttaaaaggaCCAAACATATCTTTATAAAATGAGATAATTATATGTGCTGACCCtaaattataaaagtttaaaagCTTACATGGTACGCAGGCCGATTAACTATGAGTTAATTACGTTCTTCTTGTGAATGTGGGCGTGTCAACTTGCAACCGAGCTTGGTTGGGCAAGTAGAATAGATGTGGTGGTGTTGGTGTTGTTGAATGTGTAGCTAACTTTTGCACTTGAGTGACTACAGTCGAGGGAAGGAATACCTTTCAGCCTAGGGTTCTAGAACCTGAAGACTAGCTTGCTAGATATTGCAAAGTTTAATAAACtgttcggctttcaatgtgttGCACATGAAATTACTTAGTAACACCTCACTTAGATGGGAAGATAATtaatgaagtgacatttttaggcaaaagaaatgaaaactcTTCGTCCGCCGaaacttggatagataaccaactaaaacaaaaacagtGATGTTattccaaactgaagatgtttctCGATCGCTTGATTCTAGGGTTCCAGTGTTAATTCAAACCAAAGATGTCGTCAGTTGTTAACACATTGTTGTTAATCCAAACTGAATGTTGATGAGAAGGTTAGGATCATTAGTATTTTTCTCAGTGGTGTGAAATGGGTTTCGCGTAGAGCATTTTAGTTGTTTGTTGAGTTGAAGGGGCTCTCTACATTGCTAAccctcttgtatttatagggatgaATTTCGTGATGGCCAAATCTACCGAATGGTATAATTTTGATAATATTTCAATTCTTCGGCATATTCATTGGAAATACTTAGAATTATTCTCGGCTGAAACTCTACCGCCGTCAAGTCACGCCGTCTTTGACTAAGACTCTGAACCTAGATTGATTATGCGATTGATTCAACTTTTATtcaaaaatcaatcatgatttttaatatttctttCATCTAACATCTTAAAATATATAGGCCAAATGCGTGCAAAATCAGGTCCAAACAATATGTAAGCTCAATCCTACATGACACGAAGTTGTGAGCTTTGATAGCAAGTTCAGAAATTCTTTACCCTGCTGCATTGACACATCGAGCAGCACGATATTTACCCGTCTCTTCAATAATGTCTTCAAGCTCGATCGGCTTGAAATTGTTTAAGCACGCCCAGCGTTTCCACTCGTTTTTTAACACGTCAGCGTGGTCCTTTGCTCAACGAACAGAAGCCGTTAGTTGACGAAACTGTCTGTCGGGCAAAAAGTACTTAGCCGACGAACCATGGTTTCGCCCCGCAAGCGTCAATGCATTTCAAGCCAATTTTTTCTCTTGGCCCCAAAACCTTACCCAACGGATTCTTTCTTGCCCTACCACATTGTTCCGTctcctaaaaattttcaataaacCCTAAATGTTGACCATCGTCCTACAAACTGGCTGTTTCGTCGAGTAAATGTTTGTTAACCGACAAATTTGTTTTCATAGGGCAAGGTTTCGTAAGGCAACCCCTATTTTCTAGTAGCAAATCAAATGCcaccctttttgtttttgttcatatCCAATGCCaccccttcattttttttctttgttcaaaTCCACTAGTCCTACATCTCTACTACTTGAAATGTATAATGGTGGCCGATTCTTTGTTACCTATTCTGCAAAGTTATGTGTATTTGGTCTATGTTCATATTGCTAGACATCCATGCTACCATTTCTTTTCTGGGGTGAAATACATATAAGCATGCCGAATCCAAGATATGGTGGGATTGAAAAATTAATGATAGAGGGAGAGGTTGGGCATGCCTAAATTAAGGAAGACATGCGAGCCAAATGAGAGAAAagtatataaaagaaaaaggttgaAACCAGCAAGTAAACCAAAGTCGCTCTGAAAATATAGCAAGAACAAGAATAAAGTATGGAGTTGGAGCTATCCAAGCTAAAAACGATGCTGAAACAAAAGCCGTTGCTGGCAGCTGCCCTGGCAGTGCTCGGGGTTCTTCTGGCCATATTTTTTATAATGCTGATCCTAGGCCTTACGAAGTACAGGCCAAAGGACCCCATAACCCGAGTGGATGCAGTGGTCTTAAGAAACCTAGACATTTCTCACCAGGCGCCTAAACTCATCACTGTGGATATGTCTCTCTCCATCAAGAACCAGAACAAGGTGGTCTTCAAGCCCACCAAGGGCACTGCAGTCTTGTTCTACAAGGGCGTGAACGTTGGTGAGGCAGCAATAGAGATAGGAAATATGGCGCCGGGAGCCACCATAAACACGAATGTTACATTCATCCCTTTGGCTGATCATTTTCAAAGAAACCCCGAGGTTAGTTTTGATCTGTTGGCGGGCAGaatgcccttcaacactttcacCAAAGTCCCCGGAAAAGTGAAGGTTTTTGGAATGGCTAAGGTTGGTGTGATCTCCACCAGGTTGTGCGGTTTTGAAATCGATATCCGAAGCAAGACTATTGGGGACCATAGGTGCGCATAGCACACATAAAAAGCTACAATCCTTTTTTATTGTTCTCATGGGTTAAGAAAATGTGTTTAGTGTTCtaatttgttctttttcttcaaatttgatagAGAAATAATTGTAGTTTTCAGCTCTTGTCGTTCTTCTCATTAAATAAGATTATAAGATCTAGAAATTATTACATCAAACACAACTTTTGCGCTTCTTTTTTATTGTATCTTTAAAAGTTCTTTTAAGCATATGAAATATGTTTTTTGGAAAGATCACTTTAAACAGTGTTAAGTGACGGACACACTGTCC from Pyrus communis chromosome 9, drPyrComm1.1, whole genome shotgun sequence harbors:
- the LOC137745505 gene encoding late embryogenesis abundant protein At1g64065-like, translated to MKAAYGGDASPRRRTCRNVCLAATAAALVATIVLVILCLTVFKAKNPTTTVNSAVLKDFDVSLNIPRVSVDVNLTLGVDLSVKNPNKVGFKYKNSTASLNYRGIQVGEAQIGSGEISADQTKPMNVTLTIMADRLLGESSELFSDVRAGTLPLNTFTKISGKVIVLGIFKIHVVSTSSCDFSIDVGNRTVGEQRCTHKTKL
- the LOC137745546 gene encoding uncharacterized protein gives rise to the protein MELELSKLKTMLKQKPLLAAALAVLGVLLAIFFIMLILGLTKYRPKDPITRVDAVVLRNLDISHQAPKLITVDMSLSIKNQNKVVFKPTKGTAVLFYKGVNVGEAAIEIGNMAPGATINTNVTFIPLADHFQRNPEVSFDLLAGRMPFNTFTKVPGKVKVFGMAKVGVISTRLCGFEIDIRSKTIGDHRCA